A region from the Etheostoma spectabile isolate EspeVRDwgs_2016 chromosome 9, UIUC_Espe_1.0, whole genome shotgun sequence genome encodes:
- the med8 gene encoding mediator of RNA polymerase II transcription subunit 8 isoform X2 has protein sequence MQQREEKQLEAAVESLISRVAHVKNALHSFIYKLENEYERLTWPSVLDNFALLSGQLNTINKLLKNEKTPSFRNQVIIPLLLSPDRDEDLAKLTEQRVPVFSHEIVPDYLRTKPDPEVEEQEKQLSAEAARIGPEVAQKQIQTLNKLCSNLLEKLNNPRDERDAESAAIRQNKPSFNPADTNALVGAVAFGKGLSKCRPPGPVAPGHPGQGPMMSGGPTLQQVTIGGGSSQQAGMGGPVAPQQQGQPGKMPSSIKTNIKSASGSMHPYNR, from the exons ATGCAG CAACGAGAAGAGAAGCAGTTAGAAGCGGCGGTGGAGTCTCTCATTTCTCGGGTAGCGCACGTCAAGAACGCTCTTCACAGTTTCATTTATAAGTTGGAAAATGAATATGAGCGATTAACCTG GCCCTCTGTTTTGGACAACTTCGCTCTTTTATCTGGTCAGCTAAACACTATCAATAAACTGCTCAAGAACGAGAAGACACCTTCTTTTCGCAACCAAGTTATAATACCACTGCTTCTGTCTCCAGACCGAGATGAGGATTTAGCA AAACTCACAGAGCAGCGTGTCCCAGTCTTCAGCCATGAGATTGTACCAGACTACTTGCGGACCAAGCCTGATCCAGAGGTGGAGGAGCAGGAAAAACAGCTGAGTGCAGAGGCGGCACGAATTGGTCCAGAGGTGGCACAG AAACAGATCCAGACGTTAAATAAATTGTGTTCCAATCTGCTAGAGAAGCTTAACAACCCTCGTGATGAGAGAGATGCAGAAAGTGCAG CAATACGACAGAACAAACCATCTTTCAACCCTGCTGATACTAATGCCTTGGTTGGAGCTGTTGCATTTGGAAAGGGGCTTTCCAAATGTAGGCCTCCAGGTCCAGTGGCCCCTGGGCATCCAGGGCAAGGGCCCATGATGAGTGGAGGTCCAACCTTACAGCAGGTCACTATTGGTGGTGGTTCAAGCCAACAAGCAGGTATGGGTGGACCTGTGGCTCCACAACAGCAAGGGCAGCCAG gAAAAATGCCAAGCAGTATCAAGACAAACATCAAGTCTGCATCCGGTTCAATGCATCCTTACAACCGATGA
- the med8 gene encoding mediator of RNA polymerase II transcription subunit 8 isoform X1 yields MQQREEKQLEAAVESLISRVAHVKNALHSFIYKLENEYERLTWPSVLDNFALLSGQLNTINKLLKNEKTPSFRNQVIIPLLLSPDRDEDLAKLTEQRVPVFSHEIVPDYLRTKPDPEVEEQEKQLSAEAARIGPEVAQKQIQTLNKLCSNLLEKLNNPRDERDAESAAIRQNKPSFNPADTNALVGAVAFGKGLSKCRPPGPVAPGHPGQGPMMSGGPTLQQVTIGGGSSQQAGMGGPVAPQQQGQPGRRPGDLGKMPSSIKTNIKSASGSMHPYNR; encoded by the exons ATGCAG CAACGAGAAGAGAAGCAGTTAGAAGCGGCGGTGGAGTCTCTCATTTCTCGGGTAGCGCACGTCAAGAACGCTCTTCACAGTTTCATTTATAAGTTGGAAAATGAATATGAGCGATTAACCTG GCCCTCTGTTTTGGACAACTTCGCTCTTTTATCTGGTCAGCTAAACACTATCAATAAACTGCTCAAGAACGAGAAGACACCTTCTTTTCGCAACCAAGTTATAATACCACTGCTTCTGTCTCCAGACCGAGATGAGGATTTAGCA AAACTCACAGAGCAGCGTGTCCCAGTCTTCAGCCATGAGATTGTACCAGACTACTTGCGGACCAAGCCTGATCCAGAGGTGGAGGAGCAGGAAAAACAGCTGAGTGCAGAGGCGGCACGAATTGGTCCAGAGGTGGCACAG AAACAGATCCAGACGTTAAATAAATTGTGTTCCAATCTGCTAGAGAAGCTTAACAACCCTCGTGATGAGAGAGATGCAGAAAGTGCAG CAATACGACAGAACAAACCATCTTTCAACCCTGCTGATACTAATGCCTTGGTTGGAGCTGTTGCATTTGGAAAGGGGCTTTCCAAATGTAGGCCTCCAGGTCCAGTGGCCCCTGGGCATCCAGGGCAAGGGCCCATGATGAGTGGAGGTCCAACCTTACAGCAGGTCACTATTGGTGGTGGTTCAAGCCAACAAGCAGGTATGGGTGGACCTGTGGCTCCACAACAGCAAGGGCAGCCAGGTAGGAGACCTGGAGATCTGG gAAAAATGCCAAGCAGTATCAAGACAAACATCAAGTCTGCATCCGGTTCAATGCATCCTTACAACCGATGA